A DNA window from Actinokineospora baliensis contains the following coding sequences:
- a CDS encoding ABC transporter ATP-binding protein, which translates to MNAVQPRVEGGTAALRLLGLHKVFGEYTAVDHADLTVAPGSFYGLVGPNGAGKTTALSMAVGLLRPDEGRSEVFGVDVWAEPLAARKLMGVLPDGLALPERLTGRELLTYLGQLRGLDAKTVADRAAELLEVMELTGDAERTLVVDYSTGMRKKIGLATALLHGPRLLVLDEPFEAVDPVSAATIKRILNRFVAGGGSVLLSSHVMALVEQLCDTVAVMAKGRVVAEGPLDEVRAGASLEDTFVELVGVKVGGGEGLSWLAS; encoded by the coding sequence GTGAACGCGGTGCAGCCTAGGGTCGAGGGCGGGACGGCGGCATTGCGGCTGCTCGGCCTGCACAAGGTGTTCGGTGAGTACACGGCGGTCGACCACGCCGACCTCACCGTCGCCCCCGGTTCGTTCTATGGACTCGTTGGTCCTAACGGCGCGGGCAAGACAACAGCGCTCTCTATGGCCGTCGGTCTACTACGTCCGGACGAGGGCCGCTCCGAGGTGTTCGGCGTGGACGTCTGGGCTGAGCCATTGGCCGCGCGCAAGCTCATGGGCGTTCTGCCCGACGGTCTTGCCTTGCCTGAGCGCCTCACTGGCCGCGAACTCCTCACTTACCTCGGTCAGCTAAGAGGCCTGGACGCCAAGACAGTCGCGGACCGCGCCGCGGAGCTGCTCGAGGTGATGGAGCTGACGGGCGACGCGGAGCGCACGCTCGTAGTCGACTACTCCACCGGTATGCGCAAGAAGATCGGTCTCGCCACCGCGCTCCTCCACGGACCCCGGCTGCTGGTGCTCGACGAGCCGTTCGAAGCGGTCGACCCGGTGTCGGCCGCCACGATCAAGCGCATCCTCAACCGGTTCGTCGCGGGCGGCGGCTCGGTGCTGCTCTCCAGCCACGTCATGGCGCTGGTCGAGCAGCTGTGCGACACGGTCGCGGTGATGGCCAAGGGCCGCGTGGTCGCCGAGGGGCCGCTCGACGAGGTCCGCGCGGGCGCGTCGCTGGAGGACACCTTCGTCGAACTCGTCGGCGTCAAGGTCGGCGGCGGGGAGGGCCTGTCGTGGCTGGCGTCCTGA
- a CDS encoding acyl-CoA carboxylase subunit beta, with the protein MSTTADRISDLAARHVQAVEIAEKRAVDRQHAKGKLTARERIELLLDPGSFVELDEFARHRCTDFGMEHNRPYGDGVVTGHGTVDGRQVCVFSQDFTTLGGSMGEAFGNKVLKVMDLALSIGCPVIGINDSGGARIQEGVVSLAHYAELGMRNVRASGVVPQISLLMGPCAGGAVYSPAITDFTVMVDKTSYMFVTGPEVVSAVTGENTTLDELGGPAVNSSVSGNAHYVGDDEQDAIAWVQTLLSYLPSNNLDPLPVYEHAHEPDVTELDQRLDSLIPDAENHGYDVTEVIRAVVDDGDYLEVQPDYARNIVCVLARVDGHSVAVVANNPLVNAGAIDIASSEKAARFVRFCDAFSIPIVTLADVPGYLPGVAQERGGIVRHGAKLIYAYAEATVPKVTVVLRKAYGGGYAVMGSKHLGADVNLAWPTAEIAVMGATGAVQILHRRTLQAADPAERAAVAAGLVDEYRRAFSNPYAAAERGYVDRVIQPARTRLEIATALRVLRTKRTTAPTRKHGNIPL; encoded by the coding sequence ATGTCGACCACCGCGGATCGGATCTCCGACCTCGCCGCTCGGCACGTCCAGGCCGTCGAGATCGCGGAGAAACGCGCGGTCGACCGCCAGCACGCCAAAGGCAAGCTCACCGCGCGCGAGCGCATCGAGTTGCTGCTGGACCCCGGCTCATTCGTCGAGCTCGACGAGTTCGCGCGCCATAGATGCACCGACTTCGGCATGGAACACAACCGGCCCTACGGCGACGGCGTCGTCACTGGGCACGGCACGGTAGACGGTCGCCAGGTATGCGTGTTCTCCCAAGACTTCACCACCCTCGGCGGCAGCATGGGGGAGGCGTTCGGCAACAAGGTCCTCAAGGTGATGGACCTGGCTCTTAGCATCGGCTGCCCGGTGATCGGTATCAACGACTCCGGTGGGGCGCGGATCCAGGAGGGCGTTGTCTCCTTGGCGCACTACGCCGAACTCGGGATGCGTAATGTGCGCGCTTCTGGCGTAGTGCCGCAGATTTCGCTGCTGATGGGTCCCTGCGCCGGTGGGGCTGTGTACTCGCCCGCGATAACCGACTTCACCGTGATGGTCGACAAGACCTCTTACATGTTCGTCACCGGGCCTGAGGTCGTGTCCGCGGTGACCGGCGAGAACACCACACTCGACGAGCTAGGCGGCCCTGCCGTCAACAGCTCCGTGTCCGGCAACGCGCACTACGTCGGAGACGACGAACAAGACGCCATCGCCTGGGTTCAGACGTTGCTCAGTTACCTACCCAGCAACAACCTGGACCCATTGCCGGTCTACGAACACGCCCACGAGCCTGACGTGACCGAACTGGACCAACGGCTCGACAGCCTGATCCCCGACGCGGAGAACCACGGCTACGACGTCACCGAGGTCATCCGGGCTGTTGTCGACGACGGTGACTACCTTGAGGTCCAGCCCGACTACGCCCGCAACATCGTGTGCGTGCTCGCGCGCGTAGACGGTCACTCGGTCGCTGTTGTCGCCAACAACCCTCTGGTGAACGCGGGCGCAATCGACATCGCGAGCTCGGAGAAGGCCGCGAGGTTCGTCCGCTTCTGTGACGCCTTCAGCATCCCGATCGTCACCCTGGCCGACGTTCCCGGCTACCTGCCCGGTGTCGCGCAAGAGCGGGGAGGGATCGTCCGCCACGGGGCCAAGCTCATCTACGCCTATGCCGAGGCCACCGTGCCTAAGGTCACCGTCGTCCTGCGTAAGGCTTACGGCGGAGGCTATGCGGTCATGGGCTCCAAACACCTCGGCGCGGACGTCAACCTGGCGTGGCCGACCGCTGAGATCGCCGTCATGGGTGCCACCGGCGCTGTCCAGATCCTGCACCGCAGGACCCTCCAGGCTGCCGATCCCGCCGAGCGCGCCGCAGTCGCCGCCGGGCTGGTCGACGAGTACCGCCGCGCGTTCAGCAACCCTTACGCCGCCGCTGAACGCGGCTATGTGGACCGGGTGATCCAGCCCGCGCGCACGCGCCTGGAGATCGCCACCGCGCTGCGCGTCCTCCGCACCAAGCGGACCACGGCCCCCACCCGCAAGCACGGCAACATCCCGCTCTAG
- a CDS encoding MFS transporter, whose amino-acid sequence MGAFGRFWLADAISMFGTYVTTVAVQVIAVVALSASATEVGILNAARWLPYLLFGLIAGVIVDRCRRRPMMVGTDLGRAVLLGLIPLLAAVDLLSLPVLIAVVFGVGALSLLGDAAFQSLLPRIVEPDRLAWANVRIEQTNSVAQTGGPLLGSGLLKLLGAPLAVLVDAVSYVVSGLLVLTLRVKEAKPEPVERHLLAEMREGLRWVYHHRMLASLSLSSHARFLFTAMASTAFVPYAVGAIGPAGLGFAYAAAGVGTVAGGGISLLIHRKLGLARTIALGRLLAAAGFTLVLAGDWAVYAGQFLLGIGLGVEGPHDVTYRQQITPDRLQGRCNATIRSFNWGMITIGAPVGGIIGDAFSLPVALVVGATGMSLAAVALLVSPFREAKSAV is encoded by the coding sequence ATGGGGGCTTTTGGCAGGTTCTGGCTGGCTGACGCCATCTCGATGTTCGGGACGTACGTCACCACGGTGGCCGTCCAGGTGATCGCGGTGGTCGCGCTGTCGGCGTCGGCGACCGAGGTGGGCATCCTCAACGCCGCCCGCTGGCTGCCGTACCTGCTTTTCGGCCTCATCGCGGGCGTGATCGTCGACCGGTGCAGAAGGCGCCCGATGATGGTTGGCACCGATCTTGGTCGGGCTGTGCTCCTAGGGCTGATCCCGCTCTTGGCCGCGGTGGACCTGTTGAGCCTGCCGGTCTTGATCGCGGTGGTGTTCGGGGTCGGAGCCCTGTCGCTGCTGGGGGACGCCGCCTTCCAGTCCTTACTCCCGCGCATTGTCGAGCCGGACAGGCTTGCGTGGGCGAACGTGCGCATAGAGCAGACAAACTCGGTCGCGCAGACAGGTGGCCCGCTGCTGGGCAGTGGACTCTTGAAGCTGCTGGGTGCTCCCCTGGCCGTTCTTGTCGACGCGGTGTCGTATGTCGTGTCTGGCCTTCTTGTCTTGACTCTTAGGGTCAAGGAGGCGAAGCCCGAGCCCGTTGAACGGCACCTCTTAGCGGAGATGCGCGAAGGTCTGCGGTGGGTCTACCACCACCGCATGCTCGCCTCGCTCTCGCTCAGCTCGCATGCGCGGTTCCTCTTCACCGCTATGGCCAGTACTGCGTTCGTGCCCTACGCGGTAGGCGCGATCGGCCCAGCCGGGCTGGGGTTCGCGTACGCGGCGGCTGGCGTGGGCACGGTGGCAGGCGGCGGCATCTCGCTGCTCATCCACAGGAAGCTCGGCTTGGCACGAACGATCGCGCTCGGGCGGCTCCTCGCCGCAGCGGGCTTCACGCTGGTGCTAGCGGGCGATTGGGCTGTCTACGCCGGGCAGTTCCTCTTAGGCATAGGGCTCGGCGTCGAGGGGCCGCATGACGTCACCTACCGCCAGCAGATCACCCCGGACCGCCTACAAGGACGCTGCAACGCCACGATCCGGTCGTTCAACTGGGGGATGATCACCATCGGCGCGCCCGTCGGCGGGATCATCGGCGACGCGTTCTCCCTACCGGTGGCGTTGGTCGTAGGCGCCACAGGCATGTCATTGGCAGCCGTCGCGTTGTTGGTGTCTCCTTTCCGAGAAGCGAAGTCAGCCGTCTAG